The Halanaerobium praevalens DSM 2228 genome contains a region encoding:
- a CDS encoding C4-dicarboxylate TRAP transporter substrate-binding protein: MKKITLTLAVLLILGTVIFGGTALAADDYDITIRLSHVFHPDEDLSIVIENVTERIKEKTDGDVNIIVFPNNQIASYKDGVEQVIRGANFISAEDPTYIGDYVPDFTALVGPMLYDSYDEYLAMTKTELVQDLKKEAEEEHNIKILSLDYIFGFRNLITDQVIRTPEDLEGIKLRVPGSQLFIDTLNAMGANSTPLPWGETISALQQGVVDGIEGTEFTNLADGIYEIKKNVATTRHFLGTLGIYISADVWDEMPAEYRTIVQEEFDKGSLELVNRLKNSHAEVVSELEANGVKFNSVDREAFVEATEHIYDEFPGFSPDIYQRLQSELEIIREDLENK, encoded by the coding sequence ATGAAAAAAATTACTTTAACTTTAGCTGTGCTTTTAATTCTAGGAACTGTGATTTTTGGTGGAACTGCTTTAGCTGCTGATGATTATGATATTACTATTCGCTTAAGCCATGTTTTTCATCCAGATGAAGATTTATCAATAGTTATTGAAAATGTAACTGAGAGAATTAAAGAAAAAACTGATGGTGATGTAAATATTATTGTTTTTCCAAATAACCAGATAGCTTCTTATAAAGATGGTGTTGAACAGGTAATAAGAGGAGCCAATTTTATTTCAGCAGAAGATCCTACTTATATTGGAGATTATGTACCTGATTTTACTGCTTTAGTGGGACCAATGCTTTATGACAGTTATGATGAATATTTAGCAATGACTAAAACTGAATTAGTTCAGGATCTTAAAAAAGAAGCTGAAGAAGAGCATAATATTAAAATCTTATCTTTAGATTATATCTTTGGTTTTAGAAATTTAATTACTGATCAGGTAATTAGAACTCCTGAAGATTTAGAAGGAATAAAGCTTAGAGTTCCAGGAAGTCAGTTATTTATTGATACTTTAAATGCAATGGGAGCTAATTCCACTCCTTTACCATGGGGAGAAACTATTTCTGCTTTACAACAGGGAGTAGTAGATGGAATAGAGGGTACAGAATTTACAAATTTAGCAGATGGAATTTATGAAATTAAGAAAAATGTAGCTACAACTCGTCATTTCTTGGGAACTTTAGGTATTTATATTTCAGCTGATGTATGGGATGAAATGCCTGCAGAGTACAGAACAATTGTCCAAGAAGAATTTGATAAAGGTTCTTTAGAGTTAGTAAATAGACTAAAAAATAGTCATGCAGAAGTTGTATCTGAATTAGAAGCTAATGGAGTTAAGTTCAATAGTGTTGATCGAGAAGCTTTTGTTGAAGCAACTGAGCATATCTATGATGAATTCCCTGGTTTCAGTCCTGATATTTATCAGAGACTCCAAAGTGAATTAGAAATAATTAGAGAAGATTTAGAAAATAAATAA
- a CDS encoding TRAP transporter small permease → MKILGKLEEILSASFILITVILVIMNVIMRYLLNMGIFWTEEVATYCFVWSVFLGASAAYKQRIHIGIDLLTRIVPENLKPLSKMIINFFMILINGYITYLAVIFVSFSIGKPTPVLGVSSAYVNSAVLVAFALMTFHALRYFIKNLKLMVKENNN, encoded by the coding sequence ATGAAGATTTTAGGGAAATTAGAAGAAATTTTGAGCGCTTCTTTTATTTTGATTACAGTAATTTTAGTAATTATGAATGTTATTATGAGATATTTATTAAATATGGGCATTTTTTGGACAGAAGAAGTAGCTACTTATTGTTTTGTTTGGAGTGTTTTTTTAGGTGCTAGTGCTGCTTATAAACAGAGGATACATATTGGTATAGATCTTTTAACTAGAATAGTTCCTGAAAATTTAAAACCTTTAAGTAAAATGATTATTAATTTCTTTATGATTTTAATTAATGGTTATATTACTTATTTAGCTGTTATTTTTGTCAGTTTTTCAATTGGAAAGCCAACTCCAGTTTTGGGTGTTTCTTCTGCTTATGTAAATTCGGCAGTATTAGTTGCTTTTGCTTTAATGACTTTTCATGCTCTAAGGTATTTTATTAAGAATTTAAAATTAATGGTCAAGGAAAACAATAACTAA
- a CDS encoding TRAP transporter large permease: MAFVPVIIAFILYFTGIPIAFALIAAALSYFSFINVGMPPDLILQRFVSSSASFPMLAIPFFIMAGSIMNYSGISASLMKMADVLTGHLTGGLAQVNIVLSLLMGGISGSANADAAMQCKILVPEMEKRGYSRAFSTAVTAASSSVAPVIPPGIDLIIYALIAQVSVGKMFLAGYAPAIIMGLTLMVTVSIIAKKRNYAPSRAKRASLKEIFTQARKSIWALFLPFGIILGLRAGMFTPTEGGAIAVLFCTLVGIFVYKELELKHLPLILKDTIYSTSTVMFIIIAASIFGYYMTWEMIPQALSAALLSATNSKILMLLMVNLLLLILGMFLEGGAALIILAPLLVPVVTGLGVDPVHFGAIAIVNIMIGGITPPFGSMMFTSCSITGVEISDFVKEVYPFILALIVALLVVTYVPGIVMFLPNLF; the protein is encoded by the coding sequence ATGGCTTTTGTTCCCGTTATTATAGCCTTTATTTTATATTTTACTGGTATACCGATTGCTTTTGCTTTAATAGCTGCGGCTTTATCTTATTTTTCCTTTATTAATGTTGGCATGCCACCAGATTTGATTTTGCAGAGATTTGTTTCTAGCTCAGCTTCTTTTCCGATGTTAGCAATTCCATTTTTTATTATGGCTGGTTCGATTATGAATTACTCTGGAATTAGTGCTAGTTTAATGAAAATGGCTGATGTGTTAACAGGACACTTGACTGGGGGACTAGCTCAAGTTAATATAGTTTTGAGTTTATTAATGGGTGGAATTTCTGGTTCTGCTAATGCTGATGCTGCTATGCAGTGTAAAATTTTAGTGCCAGAAATGGAAAAAAGAGGCTATAGTCGAGCTTTTTCAACAGCAGTTACAGCTGCTTCATCTTCTGTGGCACCTGTAATTCCACCAGGAATTGATTTAATAATTTATGCTTTAATTGCTCAAGTTTCTGTTGGAAAAATGTTTTTGGCTGGCTATGCTCCAGCTATTATTATGGGTTTAACTTTAATGGTTACAGTTTCAATTATTGCTAAAAAAAGAAATTATGCTCCTTCGCGAGCAAAGAGAGCAAGTTTAAAAGAAATATTTACCCAAGCTAGAAAATCAATTTGGGCACTTTTTTTACCTTTTGGAATAATTTTAGGTTTAAGAGCAGGGATGTTTACCCCAACTGAAGGTGGAGCTATAGCTGTTTTATTTTGTACTTTAGTTGGAATTTTCGTTTATAAAGAATTAGAATTAAAGCATTTACCTTTAATTTTAAAAGATACAATTTATAGTACAAGTACAGTCATGTTTATTATTATTGCAGCTTCTATTTTTGGTTATTATATGACTTGGGAAATGATTCCTCAAGCTTTATCTGCAGCTTTACTTAGTGCTACAAATAGCAAAATTTTAATGCTTTTAATGGTTAATTTATTATTACTTATTTTAGGTATGTTTTTAGAAGGTGGAGCAGCTTTAATAATTTTAGCACCTTTATTAGTACCAGTAGTAACTGGTTTAGGTGTTGATCCAGTTCATTTTGGAGCAATTGCTATTGTTAATATTATGATTGGAGGGATTACTCCACCTTTTGGCTCAATGATGTTTACTTCTTGTAGTATAACTGGAGTAGAAATTAGTGATTTTGTCAAAGAGGTCTATCCTTTTATTTTAGCCTTAATCGTAGCTTTACTTGTAGTAACTTATGTTCCAGGAATTGTAATGTTTTTACCTAATTTATTTTAA
- a CDS encoding MgtC/SapB family protein, whose protein sequence is MVSEKNIIINLILALFLSGLIGFEREQHDRPAGLRTHVLVGTGATIIMMISLAMHNIHVENDAGRIAAQVVSGVGFLGAGTIIKEGFSVKGLTTAASLWATAAIGLAIGGNFYFLAVLTTLFVIVSLYLLNSIEFNKNSNKYRRLKFRLKNENEILSKISNILNTDQLRIRGMQIKRDFRKLSESENEIIVKYKLESGDKEKLLQAANKLLENEEIIELDISD, encoded by the coding sequence ATGGTTTCAGAAAAGAATATAATAATCAACTTAATTTTGGCTTTGTTTTTAAGCGGCTTAATTGGCTTTGAAAGAGAACAGCATGATCGACCTGCAGGTTTAAGAACTCATGTTTTAGTTGGGACTGGAGCAACAATAATTATGATGATTTCGCTGGCAATGCATAATATTCATGTCGAAAATGATGCAGGTCGAATAGCAGCTCAAGTAGTTAGTGGAGTTGGTTTTTTAGGAGCAGGGACAATAATTAAAGAAGGATTTTCAGTTAAAGGTTTAACTACTGCAGCCAGCCTCTGGGCAACAGCAGCAATTGGTTTAGCAATTGGTGGTAATTTTTATTTTTTAGCTGTTTTAACTACTTTATTTGTCATAGTCAGTTTGTATTTGCTAAATAGTATAGAGTTTAATAAAAACTCAAATAAATATAGGCGTTTAAAATTTAGACTAAAAAATGAAAATGAAATTTTAAGTAAAATCAGTAATATTTTAAATACAGATCAGCTTCGAATTAGAGGTATGCAGATTAAAAGAGATTTTCGGAAGCTAAGTGAAAGTGAAAATGAAATAATAGTTAAATATAAGCTAGAAAGTGGAGATAAAGAGAAATTATTACAAGCAGCAAACAAACTATTAGAAAATGAAGAAATAATAGAATTAGATATTAGTGATTAA
- a CDS encoding MATE family efflux transporter: MEVKSKSSRMGEEPILKLLFKLSAPAIAGMLIQALYNIVDSIYVGRLSTDALSALSISFPVQMFLIAIGVGTGVGTSSLISRLLGEGNKCRANNVAEHVFFIAIIYGILGGLVGIFFSEDIVRLFTDDPVLIDLGYQYINIILTGSIAIFLPAIFNYTLRGEGNTFLPMLTMVIGGVLNMILDPFLIFGLGPFPQLGVAGAAYATVFSRIIGGIFISFILFSDKNELTLKLKDFKFDFQIIKEIYNVGIPAMANRLLFSMAIVFINLILGAFNSTAIAVMGLIFRMQSFFLMMVFGLTQGYLPIVGYNYGHNNPERMKKTILVGNAVALSFGVFGFVIFQLFPEAIISLFNSDPKLLRIGIDAFRKVSLSYFFLVLNIVGVATFQAIGRGMPSFILTFLRQAVFLVPGMYLLGEFFGLDAVWFGFPIAELTSFLIMLFWLTIAIKDAMANMRKAA, from the coding sequence ATGGAAGTTAAGTCAAAATCAAGTAGAATGGGTGAAGAACCTATTTTAAAGTTACTTTTTAAATTATCTGCACCTGCTATTGCAGGAATGCTTATCCAAGCACTTTATAATATTGTAGATAGTATTTATGTAGGTCGTTTAAGTACAGATGCTTTATCAGCTTTATCAATTTCATTTCCAGTGCAGATGTTTTTAATTGCAATTGGAGTTGGAACTGGAGTTGGAACTAGTTCTTTAATTTCTAGATTATTAGGAGAGGGAAATAAATGTCGAGCTAATAATGTGGCAGAACACGTCTTTTTTATTGCCATTATTTATGGAATTTTAGGTGGATTAGTCGGAATCTTTTTTTCAGAGGATATTGTGCGCCTATTTACTGATGATCCTGTTTTGATAGATTTAGGTTATCAGTATATAAATATAATTTTAACAGGCTCAATTGCAATCTTTTTACCAGCAATTTTTAATTATACATTAAGAGGTGAAGGTAATACTTTTTTGCCAATGTTAACAATGGTTATTGGTGGAGTCTTAAATATGATTCTGGATCCATTTTTAATTTTTGGTTTAGGTCCTTTTCCTCAACTTGGAGTAGCTGGTGCTGCTTATGCAACTGTTTTTTCGCGGATTATTGGTGGTATTTTTATTAGTTTTATTTTATTTAGTGATAAAAATGAGTTAACCTTAAAATTAAAAGATTTTAAATTTGATTTTCAAATTATAAAAGAAATATATAATGTTGGAATTCCAGCAATGGCAAATAGATTATTATTTAGTATGGCAATTGTTTTTATTAATTTAATTTTAGGTGCTTTTAATTCAACTGCTATAGCTGTAATGGGTTTAATTTTTAGAATGCAGTCTTTCTTTTTAATGATGGTTTTTGGTTTAACTCAAGGTTATTTGCCAATAGTTGGTTATAATTATGGTCATAATAATCCTGAACGAATGAAAAAAACTATTTTAGTAGGAAATGCAGTTGCTTTAAGTTTTGGGGTTTTTGGCTTTGTTATTTTCCAATTATTTCCGGAAGCAATTATTAGCTTATTTAATAGTGATCCTAAGTTATTAAGAATTGGAATTGATGCTTTTAGAAAAGTTAGTTTGTCATATTTCTTTTTAGTTTTAAATATAGTTGGAGTGGCTACTTTCCAGGCAATTGGTCGGGGAATGCCTAGTTTTATTTTGACTTTTTTAAGGCAGGCTGTGTTTTTAGTTCCAGGAATGTATCTTTTAGGAGAATTTTTTGGTTTAGATGCAGTGTGGTTTGGTTTTCCAATCGCAGAATTGACTTCTTTTTTGATTATGCTTTTTTGGTTAACTATTGCTATTAAAGATGCAATGGCTAATATGAGAAAAGCAGCTTAG
- a CDS encoding ABC transporter ATP-binding protein has translation MSRAIKIENVNKSYGDLQALADIDLEIKQGEFFGLLGPNGAGKSTLIGILGGLVKKDSGQVTVLGKDIISDYRKTKKSLGIVPQEITFDPYFTVRETLEMHSGYFGIKDNSAKIDELLRALSLKDKAEIGPRELSGGMKRRLLIAKALVHDPEIIVLDEPTAGVDVELRNSLWDYVIDLNQKGKTIILTTHYLEEAEALCDRIAIMDQGKIIKIDSKENLINSIDKKLIKIQFKNLASNIENELAEFQFELNKTEKELIIEAAKKDLDQIMTKINNLKLEIVDLNIESAKLEDVFIKLTNLGGETDE, from the coding sequence ATGAGTAGAGCAATCAAAATTGAAAATGTAAATAAGAGTTATGGTGATTTGCAGGCTTTAGCAGATATAGATTTGGAGATCAAACAAGGTGAATTTTTTGGCTTATTAGGTCCTAATGGAGCTGGTAAGAGTACTTTAATTGGAATTTTAGGTGGTTTAGTTAAAAAAGATTCAGGACAGGTCACTGTTTTGGGAAAAGATATTATTAGTGATTACAGAAAAACTAAAAAATCTTTGGGAATTGTTCCCCAAGAAATAACCTTTGATCCTTATTTTACAGTTAGAGAAACATTAGAAATGCATTCTGGCTATTTTGGGATTAAGGATAATTCGGCTAAAATAGATGAGTTATTAAGAGCTTTGAGTTTAAAAGATAAGGCAGAAATTGGCCCCCGTGAACTATCAGGTGGGATGAAAAGAAGATTGCTGATTGCTAAAGCTTTGGTCCATGATCCTGAAATAATTGTTTTAGATGAGCCAACTGCTGGAGTGGATGTTGAGTTAAGAAATAGTTTGTGGGACTATGTCATTGATCTTAATCAAAAAGGAAAAACAATTATTTTGACAACTCATTATTTAGAAGAAGCAGAAGCACTTTGTGATCGAATTGCAATTATGGATCAGGGGAAAATTATTAAGATAGATAGTAAAGAAAATCTAATTAATTCAATAGATAAAAAATTAATTAAGATTCAATTTAAAAATTTGGCTTCGAATATAGAAAATGAGTTAGCAGAATTTCAATTTGAGTTAAACAAAACAGAAAAAGAGCTTATAATTGAGGCTGCTAAAAAAGATCTAGATCAAATAATGACTAAAATTAATAATTTGAAGCTAGAAATTGTAGATTTAAATATTGAAAGTGCAAAATTAGAAGATGTCTTTATTAAGCTGACTAATTTGGGTGGTGAGACTGATGAATAA
- a CDS encoding ABC transporter permease, with amino-acid sequence MNNITFLSLVKREISRFSKVAIQTIFAPLISTGLYLIIFSYSFQNREVARYAIPYIDFIVPGLIMMSLIQNSFANTSSSLIGAKYNGIIIDFLLAPFSHIELTLGFMIGGMVRGILVGSVTYLVATFFYGGAVAHPFLALFFAILVSAIFSLFGIIAGLWAEKFDHVSIFSNFFITPLTFLSGVFYSVKGLPGIWSTVSLFNPVFYMVDAVRYSFIGQSDIAPAFSALIMASLAALLLVVVTYLFKIGYKVKS; translated from the coding sequence ATGAATAATATTACTTTTTTAAGTTTAGTTAAGAGAGAAATTTCTCGTTTTTCTAAAGTTGCTATTCAGACTATTTTTGCACCTTTGATTTCTACTGGTTTGTATTTAATTATATTTTCTTATTCTTTTCAAAATAGAGAGGTAGCAAGATATGCCATTCCTTATATTGATTTTATAGTGCCTGGTTTAATTATGATGAGTTTAATTCAAAATTCATTTGCTAACACTTCTTCTTCTTTGATTGGAGCTAAATATAATGGGATTATTATTGACTTTTTGCTGGCCCCTTTTTCTCATATTGAACTAACTTTAGGTTTTATGATTGGAGGAATGGTTAGAGGAATTTTGGTAGGAAGTGTAACTTATTTAGTGGCTACTTTCTTTTATGGAGGAGCAGTTGCTCATCCTTTTTTGGCTCTCTTTTTTGCTATTTTAGTTTCTGCAATTTTTTCTCTTTTTGGAATAATTGCTGGCTTATGGGCTGAAAAATTTGACCATGTTTCTATTTTTTCTAACTTTTTTATTACTCCTTTAACCTTTTTAAGTGGTGTTTTTTATTCTGTTAAAGGTTTACCAGGAATTTGGAGCACAGTATCTTTATTTAATCCGGTTTTTTATATGGTAGATGCAGTTCGCTATTCTTTTATTGGTCAATCCGATATAGCACCTGCTTTTTCCGCTTTGATTATGGCTAGTTTGGCTGCTCTTTTATTAGTAGTAGTTACTTATTTATTTAAAATTGGTTATAAAGTGAAAAGCTAG
- a CDS encoding TerB family tellurite resistance protein — translation MAWMGKLLGGTIGLSFGGPLGAVIGAAIGNHFDQSSSNYSQTRVSGTRARQRTNLNQQEKKQTIFFTSIFSMLAKFAQADGTVNRAEVKTIDNFIKNELKLRGEARQLAIKVFDEAKRKNNSFEEYAQQFYNNFKNEQTLVLGMFDLLFRIAAADNDFHHKEKEYIKKAQRIFGLNESQYQSIRSQYFESADLDNYYKILECSPQADFKEVKRQYRKKAKEFHPDNVIGKGLPEEFVDFAEQEFKKINDAYEKIKAEKNA, via the coding sequence ATGGCATGGATGGGAAAACTTTTGGGAGGCACAATTGGTTTATCTTTTGGTGGCCCTTTAGGAGCTGTAATTGGAGCTGCGATTGGTAATCATTTTGATCAGAGTAGTTCAAATTATAGTCAGACAAGAGTTAGTGGAACTAGAGCGAGACAAAGAACTAATTTAAATCAGCAGGAAAAAAAGCAGACTATATTTTTTACTAGCATATTTTCTATGTTAGCAAAATTTGCTCAAGCTGATGGTACAGTTAATCGGGCAGAAGTTAAAACTATTGATAATTTTATTAAAAATGAACTTAAATTAAGGGGAGAAGCCCGTCAATTAGCAATTAAAGTTTTTGATGAGGCTAAAAGAAAAAATAATAGTTTTGAAGAGTATGCCCAACAATTTTATAATAATTTTAAAAATGAACAAACTTTGGTTTTAGGAATGTTTGATTTATTATTTAGAATTGCTGCAGCAGATAATGATTTTCATCATAAAGAAAAAGAATATATTAAAAAAGCTCAAAGAATATTTGGATTAAATGAAAGTCAATATCAAAGTATTAGATCTCAATATTTTGAGAGTGCTGATTTAGATAATTACTATAAGATTTTAGAGTGCTCTCCTCAGGCAGACTTTAAAGAAGTTAAGCGTCAATATCGAAAAAAGGCTAAAGAATTTCATCCAGATAATGTAATAGGTAAAGGATTACCAGAAGAATTTGTTGATTTTGCTGAACAAGAGTTTAAAAAAATTAATGATGCTTATGAAAAAATCAAAGCAGAAAAAAATGCTTAG
- a CDS encoding NAD(P)-dependent oxidoreductase: MKIVIIEPLNISMAKIEEYRKKMELEGHQLIAYSKRAETEAEMIKRAEVADILVIANQPLSAEVINACPKLKFISVAFTGFDHLAIEACRKNEILVANAAGYANQAVTELVFGLVIDLMRKIKKADAFVRNSKTKASLIGTELAGKNFGIVGFGAIGQKVAQVANSFGCKILVDKHKEYNFEADFEVEYLELEKLMQKSDIVSLHVPLKETTQNLITSEELALMKKSAILINTARGPVVNSQDLAKALNNGEIGGAGIDVFEMEPPIPKSHPLLKAKNTILTPHLAFATEEAFLKRAEIVFENIENWLAAKPQNLV, from the coding sequence ATGAAGATTGTGATAATTGAGCCACTTAATATTTCTATGGCGAAAATAGAAGAGTACAGAAAAAAAATGGAGCTTGAAGGTCATCAGTTAATTGCTTATTCTAAGCGAGCCGAAACTGAAGCAGAAATGATCAAAAGAGCAGAAGTAGCTGATATTCTAGTTATAGCTAACCAGCCATTATCAGCTGAGGTAATTAATGCTTGCCCCAAGTTAAAGTTTATTTCTGTTGCTTTTACTGGTTTTGATCACTTAGCAATAGAGGCTTGTCGTAAAAATGAAATTTTAGTTGCTAATGCTGCTGGTTATGCAAACCAAGCTGTGACAGAATTAGTTTTTGGATTAGTAATTGATTTAATGAGAAAAATTAAAAAAGCAGATGCTTTTGTTCGAAATTCTAAAACGAAAGCTAGTTTAATTGGCACTGAATTAGCTGGTAAAAATTTTGGAATAGTTGGTTTTGGTGCTATTGGTCAAAAAGTTGCTCAAGTTGCTAATTCTTTTGGCTGTAAAATTTTAGTTGATAAACATAAAGAGTATAATTTTGAAGCAGATTTTGAGGTAGAATATTTGGAATTAGAAAAATTAATGCAGAAAAGTGACATTGTTAGTCTGCATGTTCCTCTAAAAGAAACAACTCAAAATTTAATTACAAGCGAAGAACTTGCCTTAATGAAAAAAAGTGCAATCTTGATTAATACAGCTCGTGGCCCAGTTGTTAATAGCCAGGACTTAGCTAAGGCCTTAAATAATGGAGAAATTGGTGGAGCTGGGATCGATGTTTTTGAAATGGAACCTCCAATTCCAAAGAGTCATCCCCTTTTAAAGGCCAAAAATACAATTTTGACTCCTCATTTAGCCTTTGCTACAGAAGAAGCATTTTTAAAAAGAGCTGAAATTGTTTTTGAAAATATAGAAAATTGGTTAGCAGCTAAGCCGCAAAATCTTGTTTAA
- a CDS encoding YaaA family protein has product MKIILSPSKTQNHKRKSTKKGKSIIAEKMTQKLFNYLKSLSKKELATELDIQGNLLDRTYELYQNHKFSDKTIPALECYNGAVFKQIELENFEKKEINYLQEKLVIISPMYGPLTAQTEIWPYRLEMKLKPNRIKLKEYWQEIMKNYFAKTDLIINLASNEYSKVVKDNYQGKIINFYFKEEKEDGSLKTVGYYVKQNRGKLLNKLIKNQVQSLKEIKELNVNGYQFEPKESDANNYKFIKAYK; this is encoded by the coding sequence ATGAAAATAATTCTATCTCCTAGTAAAACTCAAAATCATAAAAGAAAAAGCACTAAAAAAGGAAAATCTATTATAGCCGAAAAAATGACTCAAAAATTATTTAATTACCTAAAAAGCTTATCCAAAAAAGAATTAGCTACAGAACTTGATATTCAGGGCAACTTATTAGATAGAACTTATGAGCTTTATCAAAATCATAAGTTTTCCGATAAGACAATTCCTGCCTTAGAATGCTATAATGGTGCTGTTTTTAAACAAATAGAACTTGAAAATTTCGAAAAAAAAGAAATTAACTATCTCCAAGAAAAACTAGTTATAATCTCTCCTATGTATGGACCTTTAACAGCTCAGACAGAAATTTGGCCTTATAGGCTAGAAATGAAACTTAAGCCAAATAGAATTAAACTAAAAGAATATTGGCAAGAAATAATGAAAAATTATTTTGCCAAAACTGACTTAATTATTAATTTAGCCTCAAATGAATATAGTAAAGTCGTTAAAGATAATTATCAGGGGAAAATAATCAACTTTTATTTTAAAGAAGAAAAAGAAGATGGCAGCTTAAAAACAGTTGGTTATTATGTTAAACAAAATAGAGGTAAATTACTAAATAAGCTAATAAAAAATCAAGTTCAAAGCTTAAAAGAAATTAAAGAATTAAATGTTAATGGTTATCAGTTTGAGCCCAAAGAATCAGATGCAAATAATTATAAATTTATCAAAGCTTATAAATAA